One Camelina sativa cultivar DH55 chromosome 3, Cs, whole genome shotgun sequence genomic window carries:
- the LOC104777968 gene encoding phytochrome-associated serine/threonine-protein phosphatase 1, with protein sequence MDLDQWISKVKDGQHLSEDELQLLCEYVKEILIEESNVQPVNSPVTVCGDIHGQFHDLMKLFQTGGHVPETNYIFMGDFVDRGYNSLEVFTILLLLKARHPANITLLRGNHESRQLTQVYGFYDECQRKYGNANAWRYCTDVFDYLTLSAIIDGTVLCVHGGLSPDVRTIDQIRLIERNCEIPHEGPFCDLMWSDPEDIETWAVSPRGAGWLFGSRVTTEFNHINNLDLVCRAHQLVQEGLKYMFQDKGLVTVWSAPNYCYRCGNVASILSFNDNMEREVKFFTETEENNQMRGPRTGVPYFL encoded by the exons ATGGATTTAGATCAATGGATTTCCAAGGTTAAAGACGGCCAACATCTCTCTGAGGACGAGCTTCAGCTTCTCTGCGAATAC GTGAAAGAAATTCTTATTGAGGAATCAAATGTACAACCTGTCAACAGTCCTGTCACCGTCTGTGGTGATATCCATGGCCAGTTTCATGACCTTATGAAGCTTTTCCAGACCGGAGGTCATGTTCCCGAGactaattacatatttatg GGAGATTTCGTTGATAGAGGTTACAACAGTCTTGAAGTTTTCACCATTCTTTTGCTTCTTAAAGCAAG ACATCCAGCCAATATCACACTTCTGCGGGGAAATCATGAAAGCAGACAGCTAACTCAG GTGTATGGTTTCTATGACGAATGTCAAAGGAAGTATGGTAATGCTAATGCATGGAGATATTGCACGGATGTTTTTGACTATCTTACACTTTCAGCTATTATAGATGGCACT GTTCTTTGTGTTCATGGTGGCCTTTCACCTGATGTACGGACAATTGACCAG ATAAGGCTGATTGAGCGGAATTGTGAGATTCCGCATGAAGGACCCTTCTGTGATCTGATGTGGAGTGATCCTGAAGATATTGAAACATGGGCTGTCAGTCCACGTGGAGCTGGTTGGCTTTTCGGGTCTAGGGTTACCACTGAG TTTAACCATATTAACAATCTTGATCTAGTATGTCGCGCACACCAGCTTGTACAAGAAGGTCTCAAGTACATGTTCCAAGATAAAGGTCTCGTAACT gtgTGGTCTGCACCTAATTACTGCTACCGCTGTGGGAATGTGGCTTCTATATTGAGTTTCAATGACAACATG GAAAGGGAAGTGAAGTTCTTCACGGAAACAGAAGAGAACAATCAAATGAGAGGGCCAAGAACAGGTGTTCCATATTTTCTGTGA